From Oncorhynchus mykiss isolate Arlee chromosome 6, USDA_OmykA_1.1, whole genome shotgun sequence, the proteins below share one genomic window:
- the LOC110526244 gene encoding adhesion G protein-coupled receptor G3-like — translation MKVPSSSNMFQLSQCGYGVFVLVVYFFVLAVYKASSSPPGHEHFCTQISSLTRMCTLIMEISHIQQCIDLDSRQVSFSFTWNTTCEFPDLSSGFLDCAINITQPYVDNCKDRPLIQCVDQWAFIKMTNQSTTSQATTIRIENKVTTKTSHIARECDSENIGLTYANNNRTSVDAFLRKCKRKAKTIMTGRQLRFIKNIFHNITKQGPQKVILDGIKGSVTSHQKNNLLNFRMSLPSTNNATMEKMDDIWLEIPTEALRVFLGDTAEEVNLGVFWFENDSLFPVEENNTELLNSRVVSVDVGEDISGLSNYFKITFHFQNASVENKSLTCVFWDLENDTVAHWNSSGCVTETKENETVCSCNHLSFFAILMSPVSGSSASLSSSSVWLLTLLSRVGCGISLCFLCLALLIHLRRGKSDDSLCIHIHLCVALLCLNLTFLINDSLASLGVHGLCVATAAATHYSLLCTLTWFSLEGFHLYLLIIRVFNIHVNRYLLKLGLVGWGIPGIVVTIIVACGKYGEYRIYQQDGGAIQMCWLTDSALTTVSFSYFVLTFAVNMLCFGSVTVKVVRAHRQSPVLRERGMNRGTVLSLLGLAWLLGVSWGVLLFQFGPLRETAFYIFCTINSLHGLFLFLRYWALTRPEKASISKATTVSS, via the exons ATGAAAG TTCCATCTTCATCTAATATGTTTCAACTTTCACAATGTGGCTATGGCGTTTTTGTGTTGGTGGTTTATTTCTTTGTGTTGGCGGTTTATAAAGCATCCTCTTCCCCACCTG GGCATGAACACTTCTGCACTCAAATCTCCAGTCTTACACGGATGTGTACTTTAATTATGGAGATAAGTCATATCCAGCAGTGCATCGATTTAGACTCAAGACAGGTGTCATTTTCATTCACATGGAACACAACCTGCGAATTTCCTGACTTGTCGTCTGGATTTTTAG ATTGCGCCATCAACATCACGCAGCCATATGTTGACAACTGCAAAGACAGACCTCTAATACAATGTGTGGATCAATGGGCCTTTATTAAAATGACAAATCAGTCCACTACTAGTCAGGCAACTACTATTAGAATTGAAAATAAAGTCACAACCAAAACCTCACACATTGCGAGAGAATGTGATTCTGAAAACATTGGACTGACTTATGCAAATAATAACCGGACCTCTGTTGATGCATTTCTCAGAAAATGTAAAAGAAAGGCAAAAACAATAATGACTGGTCGGCAGTTGCGTTTCATAAAAAA CATATTTCACAACATTACCAAGCAGGGACCTCAGAAAGTGATCCTAGACGGCATCAAAGGTTCAGTGACATCACATCAGAAGAACAATTTGCTAAACTTTAGAATGTCTCTACCCTCCACCAATAAT GCCACGATGGAGAAGATGGATGACATTTGGTTGGAGATTCCTACTGAGGCCTTACGTGTTTTCCTGGGAGACACGGCAGAGGAAGTTAACCTGGGAGTATTTTGGTTTGAGAATGACAGCCTGTTCCCG GTGGAGGAGAACAACACTGAGCTCCTAAACAGTCGAGTGGTATCCGTCGATGTGGGAGAGGACATCTCAGGCCTCAGCAACTATTTTAAGATCACGTTCCACTTCCAGAATGCATCAGTG GAAAACAAATCACTAACATGTGTGTTCTGGGATCTTGAAAATG ATACTGTTGCACATTGGAATTCCTCTGGATGTGTCACTGAGACAAAGGAAAATGAAACAGTGTGCTCTTGTAACCACCTTTCATTCTTCGCTATACTTATG TCTCCGGTCAGTGGCTCCAGTGCCAGTCTGAGCTCCTCCTCTGTGTGGTTGCTGACGTTGTTGTCCAGGGTAGGCTGTGGAATATCCCTCTGTTTCCTGTGTCTGGCTCTCCTCATCCACCTCAG AAGGGGAAAATCTGATGATTCCCTGTGCATCCACATCCACCTGTGTGTGGCGCTGCTGTGCCTCAACCTAACCTTCCTCATCAATGACAGCCTAGCCTCTCTTGGTGTCCATGGCCTGTGTGTTGCTACGGCAGCAGCCACCCACTACTCTCTGCTGTGCACCCTCACCTGGTTCTCCCTGGAAGGCTTCCACCTCTATCTGCTCATCATCCGGGTCTTCAACATCCACGTCAACAGATACCTCCTCAAACTGGGCCTGGTAGGATGGG GAATACCTGGCATAGTAGTTACCATAATTGTTGCTTGTGGCAAATATGGAGAATACAGAATATACCAGCAAGACGGTGGTGCTATTCAAAT GTGCTGGCTGACTGACTCTGCTCTGACCACGGTGTCCTTCTCATACTTCGTGCTGACATTCGCGGTGAACATGCTGTGCTTTGGGTCTGTGACAGTGAAGGTGGTGAGGGCCCACCGTCAGAGTCCTGTCCTGAGGGAGAGGGGTATGAACAGGGGGACAGTACTCAGTCTGCTGGGTCTGGCCTGGCTCCTGGGGGTCTCCTGGGGGGTCCTGCTCTTCCAGTTTGGCCCCCTGAGGGAGACAGCCTTCTACATCTTCTGCACCATCAACTCTCTCCATG GCCTCTTCCTCTTTCTACGCTATTGGGCTTTAACTCGGCCAGAGAAGGCATCTATCTCCAAGGCAACCACTGTATCTTCTTGA